A genomic window from Anoplolepis gracilipes chromosome 6, ASM4749672v1, whole genome shotgun sequence includes:
- the LOC140666591 gene encoding odorant receptor 13a-like: MLKLDKGTTGRASTISRSVEAGLRFIGMWPRCINANINWWTYIASVAVVQYFQYSYVLAHFDINDLSVLVDGLSITLGYSLSFLKLINLWFNRRKLHVILDTMDKDWNDGIAIHSDVSTMIKHANLSRQCSNVMISTNALSVFFYAIGGPILRSMIHKNDEKTTTRELPIKMEFPFNVDNSPIFELVLVLQLFHDLSVACIIAMLNSLLVTLVLHVSGQIDIMRQGFQEISFKNHVSLATIKVLINKHQRIIDLSDNIEDLFSNIALLQFIWNTLVICCIGFLIVISIGTEEGATMITKSLIFYVAITLEAFVFCYAGEYLSAKSKSISDAAYECLWYELTPSESRTLMFLMLRAQKRLTITAGKITDLSLEGFTTILHVSGQIDIMRQDINEISNSKYNSNTSLIVIKNLICKHQRIITLSENIENLFCYIALMQLLWNTLVICCTGFVIVISIGNDESATTIIKSVSFYIAITLEVFILCSAGEFLSAKSKSISDAVYNSLWYNMPPSNSRILLFIILRSQKRLTITAGKVVDLTLEGFTSIMKASASYVSVLNAISKEGTTRKKAHILIIVSKFVDTICRFIFTSL, translated from the exons ATGTTGAAGTTGGATAAAGGTACGACGGGACGCGCGAGCACCATCAGCAGGTCGGTTGAAGCAGGTCTACGTTTCATCGGCATGTGGCCACGTTGTATAAACGCGAATATTAATTGGTGGACTTACATCGCGTCGGTGGCGGTGgtgcaatattttcaatattcgtACGTCCTGGCGCATTTCGACATCAACGATCTCTCGGTTCTCGTAGACGGTCTAAGCATCACGTTGGGTTATAGCCTGTCGTTTCTCAAACTGATCAATCTCTGGTTCAATCGCcg AAAACTACATGTCATTCTGGATACGATGGATAAGGATTGGAACGACGGAATCGCAATTCATTCGGACGTATCCACGATGATTAAGCACGCCAATCTATCTCGTCAATGTTCCAACGTGATGATCTCAACGAATGCGCTGTCCGTGTTCTTTTATGCGATCGGTGGGCCGATACTTCGATCGATGATCCATAAGAACGATGAGAAAACTACAACTCGCGAGTTACCCATTAAAATGGAATTTCCTTTTAACGTTGACAATTCTCCGATTTTCGAATTAGTACTAGTACTTCAATTATTTCATGATTTATCGGTAGCTTGTATCATCGCTATGCTAAACTCTTTGCTTGTTACACTG GTATTGCACGTAAGTGGTCAGATTGACATCATGCGGCAAGGCTTCCAGGAAATTTCTTTCAAGAACCATGTATCTCTAGCCACCATTAaagttttgattaataaacATCAAAGAATCATCGATCTGTCAGACAATATTGAAGATCTTTTCTCGAACATTGCATTACTCCAGTTCATCTGGAATACTTTGGTCATCTGTTGCATAGGCTTTTTGATTGTAATA TCTATCGGAACGGAAGAAGGTGCTACGATGATAACGAagtctcttattttttacgtcGCGATAACTCTCGAGGCATTCGTCTTTTGCTATGCTGGGGAATACCTCAGCGCTAAG AGTAAATCCATCAGTGACGCTGCGTACGAATGTCTCTGGTACGAGCTGACGCCGAGCGAGTCTCGAACCTTAATGTTCTTGATGTTAAGAGCGCAGAAACGGTTGACCATCACCGCCGGCAAGATAACCGATCTGTCCTTGGAAGGTTTCACGACC ataCTTCACGTAAGTGGTCAGATTGATATTATGCGGCAAGacataaatgaaatttctaaTAGTAAATACAATTCCAATACATCCTTAATCGttattaaaaatctcatttGCAAACATCAgagaattattactttatccgaaaatatcgaaaatttattttgttatattgctCTGATGCAACTTTTGTGGAATACTTTGGTTATCTGCTGTACTGGttttgtaattgtaatt AGTATAGGTAATGATGAAAGTGCGACGACGATAATCAAGTCTGTGagtttttatattgcaataacTCTAGAAGTTTTTATACTCTGTTCTGCTGGAGAATTTTTAAGCGCCAAG AGTAAGTCGATTAGCGATGCGGTGTATAACTCACTTTGGTACAATATGCCACCATCCAACAgccgtattttattatttataatattaagatcgCAAAAACGATTAACGATCACTGCAGGAAAAGTAGTCGATTTGACTTTGGAAGGATTTACAAGC attatgaAGGCATCAGCTTCTTATGTATCAGTATTAAATGCAAT ATCTAAAGAAGGAACTACACGGAAGAAAGCGCACATCTTAATAATAGTTTCAAAG TTTGTTGATACAATATGCAGATTCATTTTTAcatcattataa